ACATGCTGGTCACTGGCCACCGAGCAGACTTTGTGCCATTGATCGCCACCCTCGGGGCCCATCCAGTTTTCAATCCAGCTCATCGCCTGCTCGTCCAGCCCATACGCCGTCACTTCTCCGTGAGGCTCTGCTGGCAGACAACGCGTTCTGGGGCAGCCCTGAACACCTTTCCATTGCCAGGAGCCCCCACCCGAGCTCTCGCCCTCAGCCCCGCCGCGATTTGCACCGGAGGGACGCACCAGCATGATGGCTTCCAGCAGCATCTTCCGGATGTCAGGTTCTTCCTCTCGCTGCTTGTCCTGCGGCAGGTACTGCAGGTCCGCGGGCAGCCCTGGGGGAGAGGCAGCTTCAGGAGGAGGCACGCGGCCGGCAACCCCCCGGACCCTCACCGCCCACTGACGCCCGCTTACTTTCCATCTCATCCTCAGGGAATTCCTCAGGGCCTgccagaggcaggaggaggaagggcaggatgTCGACCTCCTCACTCAGCAGCCACTCGTGGTCCTCTGGGGACAGCCTGGGGTCAGAGGAGCCGCCACAGCCAGGGTGGAAAGCCCAGCCGGGCCCCCTGCGATGGGCTGAGCCCGGCCAGCGGCTCAgcacccacccagccgctcACCCACTCCCCCTCAACCagtggggagagaatcagaagggcacAAGCAAGAACTCGTGGGTCAAAATAAAGTCAGTtcaataatcatagaatcatcgaatcgttgaggttggagaagaccttgaagatcatccagtccaaccattaacccaacactatcaagtccacactaaacccattaagggcagagtcataattccatggttcctggcttgggggctggattatttttaatgaaagtaaaaccaggaatcattaaggttggaaaggatctctaagatcatcagtccaaccatcaacccaacacccccgtgcccactaaaccatgtccccaagtgccacctctgcccattttttgaacccctccagggctggggactcccccacctctctggtcagcctgttccaatgcttgaccactctttccgtgaagaaattaagcaaagggaaaaaaaaacccacaaaaaaagcGATGCCAAGGCAGGGATCACTCCGCACAGacgatgcccagcccgtccccacGCAACAGCTGCTTCGGCCCCCTCCCCATTTTAGTGCTGACCGCGACGCTGTAAGGTGTGGGACATCCCTCTGATCCatgggggtcagctgtcccggctgcgTCCCCCCCAAAAtctcctgcccacccccagcctactcgccGGGGAGAAACAGAGAACGCCTTGACGCCGCGCGAGTGCTGCTCAGCGCTGGCTAAACCCGGCCGGCGTCGCCCGCGCCGGCTAAACCCGGCCGCGTTAGCGGCACTGCTTTGGTCACCCGTCAAAAACACTGCACGGCGCGGGCTGCTATGAGGAACGCGAGCTCCAGCCCAGCCGGAACCGGCACCGCAGCTCCGGGCAGGGGGGGGAGAGCCCGCTGGTAGCCCACGGCGAGGGCACGGTGCCCCGGTAGCGCCCGGTAGCCGGTGCTGCatgccagggcagggctccGCAGCTGGGCCCGGGTCTCTCACCGTGCTCGAAGCAGCAGTTCCTGAGTGCCCCCACGACGCCCCGGCGATGGACAGCGGAGTCCCTGTACTGCGTGaagggcagcagccgctgcaCCGAGCACCTGCGGGAGAGGGACGGTCACCCCGGCACGGAGACCCCCGGCCCCGGTGCCACCCCTCCCGGAggccgccccccaccccggggccgCACCGGGAGCGGTCGAGGAGCCCTCGGCGGCCCTCGGGCAGCTGGCTGAGGTTGCAGAGCAGCGGGCCGAGctggggcggcggccggggctcGCCCAGCGCCTGGAGAAGCGGCGCCAAGCCGGGGCCGCGCTCCCGCAGGCCCCGCAGcacccgccgcgccgcgccgcgctcccggCAGAGGTTGGCCAGCAGCCCGCAGGCCGGCCCGcccggcagcagccccagcagtgcGGGCAGAGCGGCCAGCAGCGGCCCGCGGGCCGCCGGTTCGGCCGAGACGTTCACCAGGCAGCCCAGAGCGTGGCGGGCAGCCGGCgggcacggccccgccgccagctCCAGCAAGGCCGCCAGcaccgccggccgccccgccagcAGCCGCCGGCCCGCCGCGTCCCCCGACAGCGACAgcgccgcctccgccgcgcCCGTCCGCGccgcctcgcccgccgccggggccaGCAGCTCCGCCAGCTCCGCCAACGCCGCCTCCGCCGCCATGACCGGAGCCCCCAAGATGGCGGGCGCCTCCGACATGGCGGGCGTCACCTAGCAACCGCCGGGACGCCTGGTGGCGATGGGCGGGCCCGAGAGCCAATGAgcgccgggggggcggggccgcgccgcagCTGAGCCAATCCGCTACGGAGCGGCGGCCAAAGGGGGAGGGCCCGGTGGGGAAAGGGCTTCTGGGAATGGAGGGCCGCCCGGCGCGCTGCGCGGCCACGCCCCCTAACCACGCCCCCGACTGGGCCACGCCCCCTAGCCCTGCGGCGCCGCCAGGTCCTAGTGCGGGTGGGGAGGACCCGGGTGTCCGTGGGAGGGCGGTGGGGAGGGGACCCGGGTGTCCGTGGGAGGGCGGTGGGGAGGGGACCCGGGTGTCcgtgggagggaggtggggaggggacccGGGTGTCCGTGGGAGGGCGGTGGGGAGGGGACCCGGGTGTCCTTGGGAGGGCggtggggaggggacacgggtGTCCGTGGGAGGGCGGTGGGGAGGGACACGGGTGTCCGTGGGAGGGCGGTGGGGAGGGGACCCGGGTGTCcgtgggagggaggtggggaggggacccGGGTGTCCTTGGGAGGGCGGTGGGGAGGACACGGGTGTCCGTGGGAGGGCGGTGGGGAGGACACGGGTGTCCTTGGGAGGGCggtggggaggggacacgggtGTCCGTGGGAgtgaggtggggaggggacccGGGTGTCcgtgggagggaggtggggaggacaCGGGTGTCcgtgggagggaggtggggaggggacccGGGTGTCCGTGGGAGGGCggtggggaggggacacgggtgtccgtgggagggaggtggggaggacaCGGGTGTCcgtgggagggaggtggggaggacCCGGGTGTCcgtgggagggaggtggggagggaccCGGGTGTCcgtgggagggaggtggggagggaccCGGGTGTCCGTGGGAgtgaggtggggaggggacccGGGTGTCCGTGGGAGGGCGGTGGGGAGGGGACCCGGGTGTCCGTGGGAgtgaggtggggaggggacccGGGTGTCcgtgggagggaggtggggaggacaCGGGTGTCCGTGGGAGGGCGGTGGGGAGGGACCCGGGTGTCcgtgggagggaggtggggaggggacccGGGTGTCCGTGGGAGGGCggtggggaggggacacgggtgtctgtgggagggaggtggggaggggacacgggtGTCCGTGGGAGGGCGGTGGGGAGGGACCCGGGTGTCCGTGGGAGGGCGGTGGGGAGGACACGGGTGTCcgtgggagggaggtggggaggggacacgggtGTCCGTgggagggtggtggggagggaccTGCGGCAATCTCCAACTCGATCCTGGCTGGAGACGTGGTGACGCCCCAAACACCCCCATGCACCCCGGTGCCTTCGAACGCCACCGCCCTTGGGGATTTCTTGTATTCCCTTCGGTGGAGCAGAGGTGCCGGCACGGTGCCGGCACGGTACCGGCATGGGTGACGCCGTAGGGAGGACCAAAGCgcccatccccaccccagccaggTTCAGCCTTGCTGGGATTTGGCTggatcatagaatcctagaatcatcgaatcgttgaggttggagaagaccttgaagatcgtccagtccaaccattaacccaacgcTACCcactccaccactaaaccagttcagggcacagtcataatttcatgtttcctggcttggtggctggattagtttttaatgaaagtaaaaccaggaatcactgaggttggaaaggatctctaagaccatcagcccaaccatcaacccaacacccccatgcccactgaaccatgtccccaagtgccacctctgcctgtttttgaacccctccagggctggggactcccccacctctctgggcagcctggtccaacgcttgaccactctttccatgaagaaatttctcccaatatccaacctaaacctcccctggcgcagcttgagcccatctcctctcgtcccatcgctgttccttgggagcagagcccgacccccctccctgccccctcctgccaggagctgcagagcgatcaggtctcccctcagcctcctcttctccaggctgaacacccccagctccctcagccgctgctcccagccctgtgctccagacctgtAGATCTTCCAAAGCCAaacctctgctctgcttctgcgTGCCTCTGCCGCTTCAACGCTTGCCCGGCTGGAGTTGGGCGCAAGGGGTTTGTGCTGCGAGGCTGCACCAGAGGTCCCCCGTTACCCGTGCTCCGAAGGC
This sequence is a window from Pelecanus crispus isolate bPelCri1 chromosome 2, bPelCri1.pri, whole genome shotgun sequence. Protein-coding genes within it:
- the HGH1 gene encoding protein HGH1 homolog yields the protein MSEAPAILGAPVMAAEAALAELAELLAPAAGEAARTGAAEAALSLSGDAAGRRLLAGRPAVLAALLELAAGPCPPAARHALGCLVNVSAEPAARGPLLAALPALLGLLPGGPACGLLANLCRERGAARRVLRGLRERGPGLAPLLQALGEPRPPPQLGPLLCNLSQLPEGRRGLLDRSRCSVQRLLPFTQYRDSAVHRRGVVGALRNCCFEHEDHEWLLSEEVDILPFLLLPLAGPEEFPEDEMERLPADLQYLPQDKQREEEPDIRKMLLEAIMLLTATKAGRRIVKEKGTYLILRELHRWEREPEVLAACEKLIQVLIGDEPGPGLENLLEVKVPEEVEQQLQRLDREEEERWRREQEERREARGSTPRPEEPAR